One genomic segment of Gossypium arboreum isolate Shixiya-1 chromosome 3, ASM2569848v2, whole genome shotgun sequence includes these proteins:
- the LOC108475394 gene encoding auxin-induced protein 15A-like has protein sequence MGIQLTGLAQAKQKLQRTLSGRLGNTNVPKGHIAVYVGESNKKRFVIPIAYLNHPLFQDLLNKAEEEFGFNHPMGGLTIPCSEEYFISLTTSLNCS, from the coding sequence ATGGGTATTCAACTAACAGGACTAGCTCAAGCGAAGCAAAAGCTACAACGAACGCTATCGGGACGACTCGGCAACACGAATGTTCCTAAAGGCCATATTGCAGTTTATGTTGGGGAAAGCAACAAGAAAAGATTTGTGATTCCTATAGCTTATTTGAATCATCCATTGTTTCAAGACCTTTTAAATAAAGCTGAGGAAGAATTTGGGTTTAATCATCCAATGGGTGGTCTTACAATTCCATGTAGTGAAGAGTATTTCATTAGTTTAACAACGTCATTGAATTGTTCATAG
- the LOC108474897 gene encoding auxin-responsive protein SAUR21-like encodes MGFRLPRLVNAKSGPKRSLSSSEITTSVPKGHIAIYVGEVEKKRFVVPISFLNHPSFRNLLSRAEEEYGFNHPMGALTIPCAKEAFIDLIDSMQSS; translated from the coding sequence ATGGGTTTTCGCTTGCCGAGGCTCGTCAACGCTAAGTCGGGTCCAAAACGGAGTCTTTCATCTTCGGAGATAACAACATCAGTGCCTAAAGGCCACATTGCTATTTATGTTGGTGAAGTCGAAAAGAAGAGATTTGTTGTTCCAATTTCGTTCCTCAACCATCCTTCGTTTCGAAATTTGTTGAGTCGAGCCGAAGAAGAGTACGGGTTTAATCATCCGATGGGTGCTCTAACGATCCCTTGTGCCAAAGAAGCTTTCATCGATCTCATTGATAGTATGCAAAGCTcatga
- the LOC128290190 gene encoding auxin-induced protein 15A-like has product MMGFRLPMRIVNAKRILRASSTADVPKGYFAVYVGECQKRFVIPVSYLNNPLFQELLSLSEEEFGYDHPTGGLRILCGEDVFVDLASRLNGIN; this is encoded by the coding sequence ATGATGGGTTTTCGTCTGCCAATGCGTATCGTTAATGCTAAGAGAATTCTTCGAGCATCGTCAACAGCGGATGTTCCGAAAGGATACTTTGCGGTGTATGTAGGAGAATGTCAAAAGAGATTTGTGATACCGGTGTCATACTTGAACAATCCTTTGTTTCAAGAGCTATTGAGTTTGTCCGAAGAAGAGTTCGGTTACGACCATCCGACCGGTGGTCTTAGAATTCTTTGCGGCGAAGACGTTTTCGTTGATCTTGCTTCTCGTTTGAACGGGATTAACTAA
- the LOC128290191 gene encoding auxin-induced protein X10A-like produces MAIRLPRIISSKKVPKGYFVVYVGENQRRFVIPVSFLSQPLFQDLLGKSEEEFGYSHPTGGLTIPCNEDIFLDVSSRLNQL; encoded by the coding sequence ATGGCTATCCGCTTGCCTCGTATCATAAGCTCTAAGAAAGTTCCCAAGGGCTACTTTGTAGTTTATGTTGGAGAAAACCAGAGGAGGTTTGTGATACCAGTGTCATTCTTGAGCCAGCCTTTATTTCAAGATTTGCTAGGCAAGTCAGAAGAAGAGTTCGGATATAGTCATCCTACCGGCGGTCTCACAATTCCCTGCAATGAAGATATTTTTCTTGATGTTAGTTCTCGCTTGAATCAATTGTGA
- the LOC108474942 gene encoding indole-3-acetic acid-induced protein ARG7-like — protein MAIRLPRIISSKKVPKGYFAVYVGENQKRFVIPVSFVIPVSFLNHPSFQDFLDMSQEEFRYSHPTGGLTIPCNEDTFLEVTSRISIRLSKTTMAIRLPRIISSKKVPKEYFAVYVGENQKRFVIPVSFLNQPLFQDLLGMSEEEFGYSHLTCGLTIP, from the exons atgGCTATCCGCCTGCCTCGTATTATCAGCTCTAAGAAAGTTCCCAAAGGCTACTTTGCAGTTTATGTTGGAGAAAACCAGAAGAGGTTCGTGATACCAGTTTCGTTCGTGATACCAGTTTCATTCTTGAACCATCCTTCATTTCAAGATTTTCTAGACATGTCACAAGAAGAGTTCAGATATAGTCATCCTACCGGTGGTCTGACAATTCCCTGCAACGAAGACACCTTTCTCGAAGTTACCTCTCGCAT AAGCATTCGTCTATCAAAAACAACAATGGCTATCCGCCTGCCTCGTATCATTAGCTCTAAGAAAGTTCCCAAGGAATACTTTGCAGTTTACGTTGGAGAAAACCAGAAGAGGTTCGTGATACCAGTGTCATTCTTGAACCAGCCTTTATTTCAAGATTTGCTTGGCATGTCAGAAGAAGAGTTCGGATATAGTCATCTAACCTGCGGTCTCACAATTCCCTGA